Proteins encoded together in one Coffea arabica cultivar ET-39 chromosome 2c, Coffea Arabica ET-39 HiFi, whole genome shotgun sequence window:
- the LOC140035656 gene encoding uncharacterized protein, translating to MSRGTPSRGGPIGRDQQRNASQGSSTSISRGPCGFCGKPNHTEDNCSKKEGKCLRCGSAEHQIASCPVLPQKARITLQSSKTNSGQSKVEGTRPKMAARVYSLEQRQVPDSSEIVEGTIPVFHRLVRILINPGATHSFVNLDFMCGIDIRPVSLPYDLEVSTPTGTQRLITSMMYADCEIWVGERKLLGNLISLAIKRYDVILGIDWLAKYDP from the coding sequence ATGTCGAGAGGAACTCCGTCAAGGGGTGGTCCAATAGGGCGAGACCAGCAGAGGAATGCCTCACAGGGGAGCTCAACTTCTATTTCTCGGGGTCCTTGTGGATTCTGTGGGAAACCAAACCATACTGAGGATAACTGTTCGAAGAAGGAAGGGAAGTGCTTGCGCTGTGGGAGTGCGGAGCATCAAATTGCAAGCTGTCCAGTTCTACCTCAAAAGGCGAGAATAACTCTGCAATCGTCAAAGACCAACTCGGGGCAATCTAAGGTGGAAGGGACAAGACCAAAGATGGCCGCTCGGGTGTATTCCCTTGAGCAACGTCAAGTTCCTGATTCGTCTGAGAtcgtggaaggtacgatccctgtctTTCATCGTCTAGTTAGGATTTTGATAAACCCcggtgccacccattcctttgttaaccttGATTTTATGTGCGGAATTGATATAAGACCTGTTAGCTTGCCTTATGACCTGGAAGTTAGTACCCCTACGGGGACCCAACGTTTGATCACTAGTATGATGTATGCtgattgtgaaatttgggtaggagagagaaagctTTTGGGGAATCTTATAAGCTTAGCTATTAAGAGGTACGATGTTATTTTGGGTATTGACTGGTTAGCTAAGTATGATCCCTAA